A section of the Streptomyces sp. NBC_00178 genome encodes:
- a CDS encoding enoyl-CoA hydratase family protein, with amino-acid sequence MTLAPVAHDRGVTTLTLDSPANRNALSARLVGELSEALAACADDDSVRAVVLTHTGNTFCAGADLTAPPEPAAFVGLMRAIVALPKPVVARVTGHVRAGGLGLLGACDISAAGPDATFALTESRLGLAPAVISLPLLPRLDPRAASRYYLTGERFDAAEAVRIGLVSIAGEDVDKALVPVLDGLRRASPQGLAASKELVTASVLRSFDSHAEDLIARSAALFASDDAREGMTAFLERRDPSWVL; translated from the coding sequence ATGACCCTGGCACCCGTGGCCCACGACCGTGGCGTCACCACGCTCACCCTCGACTCGCCGGCCAACCGCAACGCGCTCTCCGCGCGCCTGGTCGGCGAACTGTCCGAGGCGCTGGCGGCATGCGCGGACGACGACTCGGTCCGGGCCGTCGTCCTCACACACACCGGCAACACGTTCTGCGCGGGCGCCGACCTGACCGCACCCCCCGAACCGGCCGCGTTCGTCGGGCTGATGCGCGCGATCGTGGCGCTGCCCAAACCCGTCGTGGCCCGGGTCACCGGCCACGTGAGGGCCGGCGGACTCGGGCTCCTCGGCGCCTGCGACATCTCGGCGGCGGGACCGGACGCGACCTTCGCCCTCACCGAGTCACGGCTGGGCCTCGCCCCCGCCGTGATCTCCCTGCCCCTGCTGCCACGCCTCGACCCGCGGGCCGCCTCCCGCTACTACCTCACCGGGGAGCGGTTCGACGCGGCGGAGGCCGTGCGCATCGGCCTCGTGAGCATCGCCGGAGAGGATGTGGACAAGGCGCTCGTACCGGTACTGGACGGGCTCCGCAGAGCCTCGCCGCAGGGGCTGGCGGCCTCGAAGGAGCTGGTCACGGCTAGTGTGCTGAGGAGTTTCGACAGCCACGCCGAAGACCTCATCGCCCGCTCGGCCGCGCTCTTCGCCTCCGACGACGCGCGGGAGGGGATGACGGCCTTCCTGGAACGACGGGATCCCTCATGGGTGCTGTGA
- a CDS encoding TetR/AcrR family transcriptional regulator has product MGAVTPPRPPAAKSPKQDRSRATRQRLLEAAVACLAEHGWAGSTVSVVAERAGVSRGAAQHHFPTREDLFTGAVEYVAEERSAALRALPVQGRTAVVAALVDLYTGPLFRAALQLWVAASNEDQLRPRVTELEARVGRETHRIAVELLGADEESPGVRETVQGLLDMARGLGLANVLTDDRARRERVVAQWARLLDETLG; this is encoded by the coding sequence ATGGGTGCTGTGACACCCCCCAGACCCCCCGCCGCGAAGTCCCCCAAGCAGGACCGCAGCCGCGCCACCCGTCAACGGCTGCTCGAAGCCGCGGTCGCCTGCCTCGCCGAACACGGCTGGGCGGGCTCCACGGTCTCCGTGGTCGCGGAACGCGCCGGGGTGTCCCGGGGCGCGGCGCAGCACCACTTCCCGACCCGCGAGGACCTGTTCACGGGCGCCGTCGAATACGTCGCCGAGGAACGCTCCGCCGCCCTGCGCGCCCTCCCCGTCCAGGGCCGCACGGCGGTGGTCGCCGCGCTGGTCGACCTCTACACGGGCCCGCTCTTCCGCGCGGCGCTCCAGCTCTGGGTCGCGGCCTCCAACGAGGACCAGCTCCGCCCCCGCGTCACCGAACTGGAGGCGCGGGTGGGCCGCGAGACCCACCGCATCGCCGTCGAACTCCTCGGCGCCGACGAGGAGAGCCCCGGCGTCCGCGAGACGGTCCAGGGCCTCCTCGACATGGCCCGCGGCCTGGGCCTCGCCAACGTGCTCACGGACGACCGGGCACGGCGGGAGAGGGTCGTCGCGCAATGGGCGCGGCTGCTGGACGAGACCCTGGGCTGA